One stretch of Prinia subflava isolate CZ2003 ecotype Zambia chromosome 19, Cam_Psub_1.2, whole genome shotgun sequence DNA includes these proteins:
- the AIFM3 gene encoding apoptosis-inducing factor 3 encodes MGGCFSKPKPVEVKIEVVIPEKERSKEEMSPNGKASPMIYKVNGTARHYHLEEHPIASNPYHNPKDVVEASVCHVKDLENGQMREVDLGCGKALLIKESGEFHAVGHKCPHYGAPLVKGVLSKGRVRCPWHGACFNIGTGDIEDFPGLDSLPRFQVKIEKEKVYIRASKQALQTQRRTKMMAKCISLSNYNLSSTNVLIIGAGAAGLVCAETLRQEGFSDRIVMCTMDRHLPYDRPKLSKSMDSHPEQIALRPKEFFCTYDIEVLTEMQVAAVDVKSKIAVFKDGFKMEYNKLLIATGNMPKTLSCKGKEMENVFNIRTPEDANRVVKLATSKNVVIVGASFLGMEVAAYLAERAHSVSLVELEHVPFKKFFGERVGRAVMKLFENNRVKFYMQTEVSELREQEGKLKEVVLKSGKVLRADVCVVGVGAVPATGFLKQSGINIDSKGFIVVNKMMQTNIPGVFAAGDAVTFPLALRNNKKVNVPHWQMAHMHGRIAALNMLAHGTEISTVPYLWTAMFGKSIRYAGHGEGFDDVVIQGDLDELKFVAFYTKSDEVVAVASINYDPIVSKVAEVLAVGRTIRKRDVETGDMSWLTGKGS; translated from the exons TTGAAGTGAAAATTGAAGTTGTGATACctgagaaggagagaagcaaGGAGGAGATGTCACCCAATGGGAAAGCCAGCCCTATGATCTACAAAGTCAATGGTACTGCCCGACACTACCACCTTGAGGAGCATCCAATTGCCAGCAACCCCTACCACAACCCAAAGGACGTGGTAGAAGCATCTGTGTGCCACGTGAAGGACCTGGAGAATGGACA GATGCGGGAAGTGGACCTGGGCTGCGGGAAGGCTCTGCTCATCAAGGAGAGCGGCGAGTTCCACGCCGTGGGACACAAGTGTCCCCACTATGGGGCTCCGCTGGTCAAAG GGGTTTTGTCCAAAGGAAGAGTCCGCTGTCCCTGGCATGGAGCTTGCTTCAATATCGGCACAGGTGACATTGAGGACTTTCCCGGCTTGGATAGTTTACCCAGGTTCCAG GTGAAGATTGAGAAGGAGAAGGTGTACATCCGAGCAAGCAAGCAG GCTCTTCAGACACAGAGGAGGACAAAGATGATGGCAAAGTGCATCTCCTTGAGCAACTACAACCTGAGCAGCACCAATGTGCTGATCATTGGTGCAG GGGCAGCTGGGCTGGTCTGCGCAGAGACCTTACGCCAGGAGGGTTTCTCTGACCGGATTGTGATGTGCACCATGGACAGACACTTGCCTTATGACAGACCAAAGCTCAGTAAG TCAATGGATTCCCACCCTGAGCAGATTGCCCTGCGCCCCAAGGAGTTCTTCTGCACCTACGACATCGAAGTCCTGACTGAAATGCAG GTGGCGGCTGTGGATGTGAAGAGCAAGATAGCTGTGTTCAAGGATGGGTTTAAGATGGAATACAACAAGCTGCTGATAGCAACGGGAAACAT GCCGAAAACTCTCAGCTGCAAAGGCAAGGAGATGGAAAACGTTTTCAACATCCGGACACCTGAAGATGCCAATCGTGTGGTGAAGCTGGCCACGAGCAAGAACGTGGTGATCGTTGGAGCGTCCTTCCTGG GGATGGAGGTGGCTGCCTACCTTGCGGAGAGGGCCCACTCGGTGTCCCTGGTGGAGCTGGAGCATGTCCCCTTCAAGAAGTTCTTTGGGGAGAGGGTTGGCCGTGCTGTCATGAAG TTGTTTGAGAACAACAGGGTGAAGTTCTACATGCAGACAGAGGTGTCGGAGCTTcgggagcaggaggggaag CTGAAGGAGGTTGTGCTGAAGAGTGGGAAGGTCCTGCGTGCTGACGTCTGTGTCGTGGGTGTTG gtgcagtCCCAGCGACAGGCTTCCTCAAGCAGAGTGGCATCAACATCGACTCCAAGGGCTTCATCGTGGTCAACAAG ATGATGCAGACCAACATTCCAGGGGTCTttgctgctggagatgctgtCACATTTCCATTGGCCTTGAGGAATAACAAGAAGGTGAATGTTCCCCACTGGCAGATGGCCCACATGCATG GCCGCATCGCTGCCCTGAACATGCTGGCCCATGGCACGGAGATCAGCACTGTCCCGTACTTGTGGACAGCTATGTTTGGGAAGAGCATCCGATATGCAG GCCATGGGGAAGGATTTGATGATGTTGTCATTCAGGGAGATCTAGATGAACTGAAGTTCGTGGCATTTTATACCAA GAGTGATGAGGTGGTGGCTGTGGCCAGCATAAACTACGACCCAATCGTCTCCAAGGTGGCTGAGGTCCTGGCTGTTGGCAGGACCATCCGGAAGCGTGACGTGGA aACTGGAGACATGTCCTGGCTAACAGGGAAAGGCTCCTAA
- the LOC134560057 gene encoding transmembrane protein 17-like, which produces MSICCNQLCVGPRVCCSPLQAVRGAGEQPAHPCLSCLAHEVLSSLPLQVMLYFNVYYFPVWCLAEGIMLHLKYHLLPWHYQFLLVTAFLILSLAEGSRLYLGYLGNLQEKVPELAGFLLLSFLIQLPLLLFLLTDSQVIHLPLEVPMHSLFLAFLLLEIVAAFLALRTMTKQLAAQFYLRQFQEGGRGQLEPGATGGQAAEMG; this is translated from the exons ATGAGTATTTGCTGCAATCAGCTGTGTGTGGGACCCAGGGTCTGTTGCTCCCCTCTGCAAGCTGTGAGGGGGGCTGGTGAGCagcctgcccatccctgcctgtcTTGCTTAGCTCACGAGGTGCTGTCCAGCCTGCCCCTCCAGGTGATGCTCTACTTCAATGTCTACTACTTCCCGGTCTGGTGCCTGGCTGAGGGAATTATGCTGCACCTAAAG TACCACCTGCTGCCTTGGCACTACCAGTTCCTGCTGGTCACAGCCTTCCTCATCCTCTCACTGGCTGAGGGCTCCCGCCTCTACCTGGGCTACCTGGGGAACCTCCAGGAGAAG GTGCCTGAGCTGGCTGggttcctgctcctctccttcctgatccagctgcccctcctgctcttcctgctgaCAGACAGCCAGGTCATCCACCTGCCTCTGGAGGTGCCCATGCACAGCTTGTTCCTGGCCTTCCTCCTCCTTGAGATCGtggctgccttcctggcacTGAGGACCATGACCaagcagctggcagcacagTTCTACCTGCGTCAGTTCCAGGAGGGTGGGAGGGGCCAGCTGGAGCCAGGGGCCACAGGGGGACAAGCAGCTGAGATGGGGTGA